The proteins below come from a single Ptychodera flava strain L36383 chromosome 6, AS_Pfla_20210202, whole genome shotgun sequence genomic window:
- the LOC139135582 gene encoding protein FAM72B-like, with product MSKRYKHPVFKAKTVMELQCRYCENSVCQRGMKAILLGDVSIELFSTDFPPKNRVDVVGPTYTTPSCNCRIRDVACTQCGNIVGYHVILPCSPCMQSCNNGHFWMFHSDSTTALDRTDPTGSCILLWGDIAESQEEEDERESYLSEEECYR from the exons ATGAGTAAGCGGTACAAACATCCAGTGTTTAAGGCGAAGACTGTGATGGAGTTGCAGTGTAGATACTGCGAAAACTCAGTTTGTCAGCGAGGCATGAAAGCCATTTTGCTTGGAGACGTGTCGATTGAGTTATTTTCTACGGACTTTCCACCGAAAAA CCGTGTAGATGTCGTCGGACCTACATACACGACTCCCAGCTGTAATTGTAGAATAAGGGACGTTGCCTGTACACAATG TGGTAACATTGTTGGCTATCATGTAATATTGCCATGCAGTCCTTGTATGCAGTCATGTAACAATGGGCATTTCTGGATGTTTCATAGTGACTCTACAACAGCATTGGACAGAACAGATCCAACAG GAAGTTGTATCTTGCTATGGGGTGATATTGCAGAATCACAAGAGGAGGAAGATGAGAGGGAAAGTTATCTATCTGAAGAAGAGTGTTACAGATAA
- the LOC139135581 gene encoding ribitol-5-phosphate xylosyltransferase 1-like has translation MQLTLRKILFAGFAIYSVITCYTTYVLFTRIYEPSSDDQKPKPPSEKKIHSRHEEWNPWGEDLYMRDKRQQDTGKSKLKWSSNKELDFGKRYHGNDSDGFHHVEVWGKAAIALYFWQHVFDGTLESKMDGIWHYGFKKERNIKFKFRTGPGVIPSKAPSDTQFLVLILNGRVQEKIDFALLWLERLAELPYLQKVAVIMLGNEQCDNDWFIPYMRKEGGVVDHLFIVYDSPLTNNVNFHQWPLGVAAYRGFNKVAMPSKQLYQRRHYMCNFLGTVYANSSRETLVSVIEKYELQDRCFVKARAEWEPNESDQTRVQYELALSESDLTLCPVGINTECYRIYEACVYGSVPVIEDVMTPGRCGNSSSCHNSPLCLLKSKGAPFIFIKNWNELTEILKREAQLTQREKIDRRIALVEWYKNFRNTMKNDFLDTLQKSFFSEDVT, from the exons ATGCAGTTAACCCTACGAAAGATCTTGTTCGCAGGATTCGCCATTTATAGCGTTATAACTTGTTACACAACGTATGTACTGTTTACCAGGATCTATGAACCTTCATCGGATGACCAGAAACCCAAGCCACCTTCCG agaaaaaaattcattcaagACACGAAGAATGGAACCCCTGGGGAGAAGATCTATACATGAGAGACAAAAGACAACAAGACACcggaaaatcaaaattgaaatggAGCAGTAACAAAGAACTGGATTTTGGTAAACGTTACCATGGAAATGACAGTGATGGTTTCCACCATGTTGAGGTGTGGGGCAAAGCAGCCATTG CGTTGTACTTCTGGCAGCATGTGTTTGATGGTACACTGGAATCCAAAATGGATGGTATATGGCACTATGGTTTCAAGAAAGAGAGGAATATAAAATTCAA GTTCCGTACAGGTCCAGGAGTGATTCCCAGCAAAGCACCGAGTGATACACAGTTCTTGGTCCTCATACTGAATGGACGGGTTCAAGAGAAAATTGACTTTGCATTGCTGTGGCTGGAACGTCTTGCTGAACTGCCGTATCTTCAGAAGGTAGCTGTGATCATGCTTGGAAATGAACAATGTGACAATGATTGGTTTATTCCGTACATGAGAAAGGAGGGCGGTGTAGTGGACCATCTCTTCATAGTCTACGACAGTCCATTAACAAACAATGTCAACTTTCATCAGTGGCCACTTGGAGTTGCTGC GTATCGAGGCTTCAACAAAGTTGCCATGCCATCAAAACAGCTGTATCAAAGGAGGCATTACATGTGTAATTTCCTGGGAACCGTCTACGCCAATTCATCTAGGGAGACCCTAGTCTCAGTCATTGAAAAGTATGAACTCCAGGATAGATGCTTTGTGAAAGCCAGAGCTGA GTGGGAACCCAACGAAAGTGACCAGACAAGAGTTCAGTATGAGCTTGCCTTATCAGAAAGTGATCTGACATTGTGTCCAGTTGGAATAAACACTGAGTGTTATCGCATTTATGAAGCCTGTGTGTATGGATCTGTACCTGTGATTGAAGATGTTATGACGCCTGGCAGATGTGGCAACTCAAGCTCTTGTCACAACTCACCGCTGTGCTTGCTGAAATCAAAAGGAGCACCTTTTATTTTCATCAAGAACTGGAATGAACTGACTGAAATACTGAAAAGGGAAGCCCAGCTAACACAGAGAGAAAAGATCGACCGACGGATAGCGTTAGTTGAGTGGTACAAAAACTTCagaaatacaatgaaaaatgaTTTCCTTGATACATTGCAGAAAAGCTTCTTTTCTGAAGATGTTACATAA
- the LOC139135579 gene encoding pseudouridylate synthase PUS7L-like: MSNVDSPSLQNRGIEWYLSDHEGFIGRYKETCEDFHVTEVDKYGNPVSMETNFQRHPAEDCSEKNLMKSTDGKDKNAPKSANDAGTNQQQVEHEWQRPKRDHVLASLMKCIDQETYLVLEKFSGHYRSNHGNTCDRHHSNPGWDGDHLSLGIFETKEVRCTIHRCVKQLHPHLKTSTRQQLNQIGSEIFVTPDPIHREFASFLEGEDVDNLMTFVDAKEHNTFVQLKVGESKPQRTAIHRLIAKQFGSIVESKTFIANFKGNQTNEETTISVRFRQKFHNRGKKRKVADVKQEDVPVYTGFTMKKKDIETLDAIQQIAKATGSQASNISYAGTKDKKAVTMQAMVIKDVIPSRLQQINEKLTNISIGNIHPCSQPLQLGKLGGNHFDIILRDIKQHGKSSSNDDQLRDLISSAVKNVQERGFINYFGQQRFGTAETPVTADRVGLAIMKGNMRDAVDLILKPGKGNDPVNTAKRHWQMTHNAKETLQLMPRYKSRECMILKALHRHGQDDDGFTKALMAIPHAMRLLYIHSYCSLVWNHMASYRIQNGCQPIQGDLVEVAEESQTKVHEVTEEDITARRYSIEDVVLPLPGNSVTMPTNFMRERYSQYLESDGVTAECFRISSLKLNIPGDYRKLLARPKHLTWSFVSDISKNGGTDGSLQRVERCEDSREPDVQKNAVSFANSSCERSKSSEPKGACQSELSGEEKLNTNAIKISFDLQPSSYATMCLREILKKQLD; encoded by the exons ATGTCAAATGTGGACTCCCCATCGTTACAAAACCGTGGTATCGAATGGTATCTATCCGATCACGAAGGGTTCATCGGAAGATACAAAGAAACATGCGAAGATTTCCATGTGACCGAAGTGGACAAGTATGGGAATCCGGTCTCTATGGAAACAAACTTTCAACGTCATCCAGCCGAAGACTGTTCAGAGAAGAATCTCATGAAAAGCACGGATGGAAAAGATAAAAATGCGCCAAAATCTGCAAACGATGCAGGAACTAATCAACAACAAGTGGAACATGAGTGGCAGAGACCGAAGCGAGACCATGTTCTAGCTTCTTTGATGAAATGTATTGATCAAGAGACATACTTAGTGTTGGAAAAGTTTTCCGGACATTACAGAAGTAACCATGGCAATACATGTGACCGTCACCACAGCAACCCTGGTTGGGATGGAGATCACTTATCATTGGGTATTTTTGAGACAAAAGAGGTCAGATGCACGATCCATCGATGTGTTAAACAGCTTCATCCACATTTGAAAACATCTACTAGACAACAGCTCAACCAGATTGgaagtgaaatttttgtgacCCCTGACCCTATTCATCGAGAGTTTGCGTCATTCCTTGAGGGAGAGGACGTCGACAACCTCATGACATTTGTCGATGCTAAAGAACACAATACCTTTGTGCAGCTGAAAGTCGGAGAATCAAAACCGCAGAGAACAGCAATACACAGGTTGATTGCCAAACAGTTTGGTTCTATTGTGGAGAGTAAAACATTTATTGCCAACTTCAAAGGTAATCAAacaaatgaagaaactacaattTCTGTCAGATTCCGGCAGAAATTTCACAACCGGGGCAAAAAGAGGAAAGTTGCTGATGTCAAACAGGAAGATGTACCTGTATACACAG GATTCAcaatgaaaaagaaagacatagaAACGTTAGATGCTATCCAACAGATCGCCAAGGCAACAGGCAGTCAGGCATCCAACATCAGTTATGCTGGAACAAAGGACAAGAAAGCTGTGACAATGCAGGCCATGGTCATAAAAGATGTAATTCCATCCAG ACTGCAACAAATCAATGAGAAGCTGACCAACATTTCAATTGGCAACATACATCCATGCAGTCAGCCTCTACAGCTAGGAAAACTTGGCGGCAATCACTTTGATATCATTCTGAGAGACATCAAACAGCATGGCAAGTCATCTTCAAATGATGATCAACTCAGAGATTTGATCTCATCAGCTGTTAAAAACGTACAG GAAAGGGGATTCATTAATTACTTTGGACAACAACGATTTGGAACAGCAGAAACTCCTGTGACAGCGGACCGCGTAGGATTGGCTATCATGAAAGGAAATATG AGAGATGCTGTGGATCTGATCTTAAAGCCAGGGAAAGGCAATGACCCCGTGAACACTGCAAAGCGACACTGGCAGATGACTCACAATGCTAAAGAGACACTGCAGTTGATGCCCAGATACAAAAGCAGGGAGTGTATGATCCTGAAGGCACTGCATAGACATGGCCAAGATGACGATGGTTTCACCAAGGCACTGATGGCTATTCCCCACGCTATGAGACTGCTCTATATTCACAGTTATTGCAGTCTTGTATGGAACCACATGGCAAGTTACAGAATCCAAAATGGATGTCAGCCGATTCAAGGTGACCTTGTAGAGGTTGCTGAGGAAAGCCAAACCAAG GTACATGAAGTTACTGAAGAAGACATCACTGCCCGGAGGTATTCTATAGAAGATGTTGTGTTGCCATTACCTGGCAACAGTGTTACTATGCCAACAAACTTTATGCGAGAAAGATACAGTCAGTATTTGGAGTCAGATGGTGTCACTGCGGAGTGTTTCAGAATATCGTCTCTGAAACTGAATATTCCAGGGgactacagaaaactcttggCCAGGCCAAAACATTTGACATGGAGCTTTGTAAGTGATATCAGTAAGAATGGAGGGACAGACGGCAGTTTACAGAGAGTGGAGCGCTGTGAAGATAGCAGAGAACCTGATGTCCAAAAAAATGCCGTTTCATTTGCAAATTCCTCTTGTGAAAGAAGTAAATCAAGTGAACCAAAAGGAGCATGCCAGTCAGAACTTTCTGGAGAAGAGAAATTGAATACGAATGCAATTAAAATTTCTTTTGACCTTCAACCCTCCTCTTATGCAACCATGTGTTTGAGGGAAATTCTCAAGAAACAATTGGACTAA